Proteins co-encoded in one Bremerella sp. TYQ1 genomic window:
- a CDS encoding DUF58 domain-containing protein, whose translation MAKTNIVSDLLSPELLAQLERMELVSRKVFRGRMKGERRSKRKGTSVEFADFRPYVAGDDLRFIDWNMYARLDRLFLKMFLEEEDLHFYTLIDASTSMDFGSPSKLTYAKQLAAALGFVGLCRTDRVRIETLGTPMRRPGPILRGRQSVWRMLDYLNGIEPGENVSLLEGAKNFCLRNSGKGILVLVTDLMDKSGFEPALRFLSTQQMDVYVIQTLAPVELNPAEQIKGDLKLVDCEDGDIAEITVSRPLLDRYKKTLDSFVDGARTFCAKRGMAYMLANTDVPVSHLVSNYMRQRGLLR comes from the coding sequence ATGGCGAAGACGAATATCGTTTCCGATCTCCTCTCCCCGGAACTGTTGGCCCAGCTCGAACGCATGGAGCTGGTCAGCCGCAAGGTTTTCCGTGGGCGAATGAAAGGGGAACGTCGCAGTAAACGAAAAGGGACGAGCGTCGAGTTCGCCGACTTCCGGCCGTATGTGGCGGGGGACGATCTTCGGTTCATCGACTGGAACATGTACGCGCGACTCGATCGGCTGTTTCTGAAGATGTTCCTGGAAGAAGAGGACCTGCATTTTTACACGCTGATCGATGCGAGCACATCGATGGACTTTGGTTCGCCGAGCAAGCTAACGTACGCCAAACAGTTGGCGGCCGCCTTGGGATTCGTCGGGCTATGTCGTACTGATCGCGTCCGTATCGAAACGCTTGGCACGCCGATGCGACGCCCCGGCCCGATATTGCGAGGGCGGCAAAGCGTGTGGCGTATGCTCGACTATTTGAATGGTATCGAGCCCGGCGAGAACGTCTCGCTTCTGGAAGGAGCGAAGAATTTCTGCCTGCGTAACAGCGGTAAAGGGATCTTGGTACTTGTGACCGACTTGATGGACAAGAGCGGCTTTGAGCCGGCGCTGCGATTTCTTTCCACGCAGCAGATGGACGTTTACGTGATTCAGACGCTGGCTCCTGTCGAGCTGAATCCGGCTGAGCAAATTAAGGGAGACCTCAAGCTGGTCGACTGCGAAGATGGCGACATTGCCGAGATCACCGTGAGTCGCCCTCTGCTGGATCGCTATAAGAAAACGCTCGACTCGTTCGTGGACGGGGCACGAACTTTCTGTGCCAAGCGAGGCATGGCTTACATGCTGGCCAACACCGATGTTCCTGTCAGCCATCTGGTTTCCAATTACATGCGACAACGGGGGCTACTGCGATGA
- a CDS encoding VWA domain-containing protein, whose product MFGVDVAFNKPWFLLLLAGLPLLWFFSFRSISGLGRVRRFFALGLRSLVYLLLVFCLAEMQLRHSSDRVTVIYVLDQSESIPREKRAAMVQYVVKDVVEHRNAARGDRAGVVVFGREAAIEVPPYDDNLPIQQGRLEAMMQVRTDATNLEGALKLAQASFSEDTAKRVVIVTDGNETYGDATNIARQLAENGIGIDVVPVALSSRAEVAVEKISLPSDIRKGQPVQVNVVLNNMTEATEDDDGKVTGKVVVVRKHGKREDVLIEQPMELEPGKKVLTFEHTIDQSDFYTYEARFVPDDRLDDSMPQNNLASAFAHVRGEGSVLLIEDWENPGDLDFLVARLKENNIEVEVMPSNGLFTSLAELQRFDCVILGDVPRASGGGAGDVSSFSDQQIEMLVRNTQQMGCGLLMIGGPRSFGAGGWSNTEIEKAMPVDFNIKDAKVVPVGALVMMMHASELAQGNYWQKVVAREALKALGPQDYCGLIHWSGRDQWMWGAPNGLIPVGPNRNQMLARLNRMTPGDMPQFDPAMKMSLAGFNALQNSGANVAIKHMIVISDGDPSPAAATTVKGYKDAGIKITTVAIGTHGPAGSAPLQQLASQTGGKYYAVTDPKALPRIYQREARRIAQPLIKDQPGMTPITYPHEVLEGIEGFPTFDGYVMTTVKENALVDVGMVAPVPAEHPENATIMATWTYGVGRAGVLTTDAGKRWANNWTAWEGYDKFFTQFVRYAMRPTDSRGNFTVASEVKDGQVRVVVTATDEKDEYLNFLKLSGTAVDPEMESKDFQLQQVASGRYVGEFAADKSGSYFLSILPGLGEAPIRTGANVPYSAEFRQQRLNSALVEGLAALKPQGGEAGQVIDGEFAIGRVEELLDVDTFRHTLPKAISSQHIWPILLVLCALVFFEDVFVRRVTIGTEWIGHSYKWVHARVFGVPEKEDEEDRMERLRIIKERATADYDERKASSRFEAGLDESGGTSAVDEELSAKMPTSSGPPKKAKAMEESSPDDDSYTSRLLKAKKQARKRPGGNLDDSDSS is encoded by the coding sequence ATGTTTGGCGTCGACGTAGCGTTCAACAAACCGTGGTTTTTGCTGCTCTTGGCCGGCTTGCCGCTGCTTTGGTTCTTTAGCTTCCGCAGTATCTCAGGGCTGGGACGTGTTCGGCGTTTCTTCGCGTTGGGACTTCGCTCGTTGGTGTATTTGCTGCTGGTGTTTTGCCTGGCCGAAATGCAACTGCGGCATTCCAGCGATCGTGTCACGGTCATCTACGTGCTCGATCAATCTGAGAGCATCCCGCGTGAGAAACGTGCCGCCATGGTGCAGTACGTCGTGAAAGATGTTGTCGAGCATCGCAACGCGGCGCGAGGCGATCGGGCCGGGGTGGTGGTGTTTGGTCGAGAAGCAGCCATTGAAGTTCCGCCATACGACGACAACTTGCCGATCCAGCAAGGACGTCTCGAGGCGATGATGCAGGTTCGTACCGACGCGACGAACTTGGAAGGGGCGTTGAAGCTCGCCCAGGCTTCGTTCTCGGAAGATACCGCCAAACGGGTCGTGATCGTCACCGACGGCAACGAAACGTATGGCGACGCTACAAACATTGCCCGGCAGTTGGCCGAGAACGGGATTGGGATCGATGTTGTTCCTGTCGCGCTTTCCAGCCGAGCCGAAGTTGCTGTCGAGAAGATCTCGCTGCCAAGCGATATCCGCAAAGGACAGCCAGTGCAAGTCAACGTGGTGCTCAACAACATGACCGAAGCAACCGAAGACGACGACGGCAAAGTGACCGGAAAAGTCGTCGTCGTGCGGAAGCATGGGAAGCGCGAAGATGTCCTGATCGAACAGCCGATGGAGCTTGAGCCGGGGAAGAAGGTACTGACGTTCGAGCACACGATCGATCAAAGCGACTTCTACACCTACGAAGCTCGCTTCGTGCCGGACGATCGTTTGGACGACTCGATGCCGCAGAACAATCTCGCTTCCGCGTTCGCTCATGTTCGCGGCGAAGGAAGTGTGCTGCTGATTGAGGACTGGGAAAACCCCGGCGACTTAGACTTCCTGGTTGCTCGCTTGAAGGAAAACAATATCGAAGTCGAAGTGATGCCGAGCAATGGCTTGTTCACTTCGCTTGCCGAACTCCAGCGGTTTGACTGCGTGATTCTAGGGGATGTGCCCAGGGCCAGCGGTGGCGGGGCAGGGGATGTCTCGAGCTTCAGTGACCAGCAGATCGAGATGCTTGTTCGCAACACGCAGCAAATGGGCTGCGGTTTGTTGATGATCGGTGGCCCAAGGTCGTTCGGCGCAGGAGGTTGGTCGAACACCGAGATTGAAAAAGCGATGCCGGTCGACTTCAACATCAAAGATGCCAAAGTGGTCCCTGTAGGGGCCTTGGTGATGATGATGCACGCATCGGAGTTAGCCCAGGGAAATTACTGGCAAAAAGTGGTGGCCCGGGAAGCGCTCAAAGCCCTGGGGCCGCAAGACTATTGTGGACTGATTCACTGGAGCGGTCGCGATCAATGGATGTGGGGTGCCCCGAACGGATTGATTCCCGTCGGACCGAATCGAAATCAGATGTTGGCTCGTTTGAACCGGATGACGCCCGGCGATATGCCGCAGTTCGATCCAGCAATGAAGATGTCGCTCGCTGGATTTAACGCGTTGCAAAACAGTGGCGCGAATGTGGCGATCAAGCATATGATCGTGATCAGCGACGGTGACCCTTCCCCAGCCGCTGCCACGACCGTTAAGGGCTACAAAGACGCAGGCATAAAAATTACGACTGTCGCGATCGGTACGCATGGCCCTGCGGGGAGTGCTCCGCTGCAACAACTAGCCTCACAGACCGGCGGTAAATACTACGCTGTGACCGATCCGAAAGCGCTGCCTCGAATTTATCAGCGCGAGGCCCGCCGAATTGCCCAGCCACTGATCAAAGACCAACCCGGCATGACGCCGATCACCTATCCGCACGAAGTCTTGGAAGGAATCGAAGGGTTCCCAACGTTCGACGGTTACGTGATGACAACCGTCAAGGAAAACGCACTGGTCGATGTCGGCATGGTGGCGCCTGTCCCTGCAGAGCATCCCGAGAATGCTACGATCATGGCAACATGGACTTACGGAGTGGGCCGCGCCGGTGTGCTGACTACCGATGCGGGAAAGCGCTGGGCGAACAACTGGACGGCTTGGGAAGGGTACGACAAGTTCTTCACGCAGTTCGTCCGCTACGCAATGCGTCCGACTGACAGCCGAGGGAACTTCACCGTTGCCAGCGAAGTAAAGGATGGCCAGGTCCGCGTCGTCGTGACAGCCACCGACGAAAAAGATGAGTATCTCAATTTCCTTAAACTGTCGGGGACGGCGGTCGATCCGGAGATGGAGTCAAAAGACTTTCAGCTACAGCAAGTTGCCTCAGGACGTTATGTCGGAGAGTTTGCCGCCGACAAGTCGGGAAGCTATTTCCTGTCGATTTTGCCTGGTCTGGGAGAAGCTCCAATTCGTACAGGAGCGAATGTCCCCTATTCGGCCGAGTTCCGGCAGCAGCGTTTAAATTCGGCCCTCGTGGAAGGCCTCGCCGCACTCAAGCCGCAAGGGGGCGAAGCGGGTCAGGTCATCGACGGCGAGTTCGCCATCGGCCGCGTCGAAGAGTTGCTGGATGTCGACACGTTCCGGCATACGCTTCCCAAAGCAATCAGCAGCCAGCACATTTGGCCGATTCTGTTGGTCCTTTGCGCATTGGTGTTCTTCGAGGATGTATTTGTCCGCCGAGTCACCATCGGAACCGAATGGATCGGGCATTCGTACAAGTGGGTACACGCGAGAGTCTTTGGTGTTCCGGAGAAGGAAGACGAAGAAGATCGCATGGAACGGCTTCGCATTATCAAGGAGCGAGCCACCGCGGATTACGACGAGCGAAAAGCTTCGTCTCGATTTGAAGCTGGCCTGGACGAATCGGGTGGGACTTCAGCCGTTGATGAAGAACTGTCCGCCAAAATGCCGACTTCCAGCGGTCCGCCGAAGAAAGCGAAAGCGATGGAAGAAAGCTCGCCCGACGACGATTCCTACACGTCGCGTTTGCTGAAAGCGAAGAAACAGGCCCGCAAACGCCCTGGCGGCAACTTGGACGACAGCGATTCCAGCTAG
- a CDS encoding aspartyl protease family protein: MERSIARRLVLLTLCGVILIPALGMAADTSNPLQEIGFEKYGSKWILPEEIALKRDLDALEEIARRTVPLRRQIELAVADNAQRWQKQQAASKLIDQIAKAMRRTAVGTEEEKKVQKQIDLLKQATRELRDGVAPDRLGAQPHMRAMLESLTLMHQQAAILSASVERRHGKIQKRYEQLPPKVTDWVTNQDDVAIGPLHRNEQVDQTIRKASNSLCLDSIPMFLQGTQKRVGVVLGDQFPAVVTLCGKDSRLVLTSNMAYSVGLRKLGSLEEVTLPGGHKTKARIGELPQLRLGSIALQNVQVVVLEPSDEHLGGFIGLKLLQAWNPQFAESGISLSLDASNHASTASR; this comes from the coding sequence ATGGAGCGATCGATCGCGCGTCGTCTGGTTCTGCTGACCCTGTGTGGAGTCATTTTGATTCCAGCATTGGGTATGGCCGCCGATACTTCGAATCCTTTGCAAGAGATCGGATTCGAGAAGTATGGCTCGAAGTGGATTCTGCCCGAGGAAATTGCCCTCAAGCGAGATCTCGATGCGTTGGAAGAAATCGCTCGTCGAACGGTCCCCCTGCGCCGCCAAATCGAGTTGGCTGTTGCCGACAATGCCCAGCGATGGCAAAAGCAGCAAGCCGCTTCAAAACTGATCGATCAAATCGCCAAAGCTATGCGTCGTACGGCAGTTGGAACTGAGGAAGAAAAGAAGGTCCAAAAGCAGATCGATCTCCTCAAACAAGCGACACGTGAACTTCGAGATGGTGTTGCCCCAGATCGACTTGGTGCACAGCCACATATGCGAGCCATGCTGGAATCGTTGACATTAATGCATCAGCAAGCAGCGATCCTTTCCGCGAGTGTCGAGCGTCGCCATGGAAAAATCCAAAAGCGATATGAACAGCTTCCTCCGAAGGTAACCGATTGGGTCACTAATCAAGATGATGTAGCGATCGGCCCTCTCCACCGAAACGAACAAGTCGATCAAACGATCCGCAAAGCGTCCAATTCGCTCTGCCTGGATAGCATCCCAATGTTTCTCCAGGGAACGCAAAAACGTGTCGGTGTCGTGCTAGGTGACCAGTTTCCCGCCGTCGTGACGCTCTGCGGCAAAGATAGCCGACTCGTTTTGACGTCGAACATGGCCTATTCCGTCGGACTGCGTAAACTGGGAAGCCTGGAAGAAGTAACCCTTCCAGGCGGGCACAAAACCAAAGCAAGAATTGGCGAGTTACCGCAACTTCGTTTAGGCTCGATCGCACTGCAAAACGTGCAAGTCGTCGTTCTCGAACCTTCCGACGAGCATCTAGGGGGCTTTATCGGCCTCAAGCTTCTTCAAGCCTGGAATCCGCAGTTTGCGGAATCGGGAATTTCTCTTTCGCTGGATGCGTCCAATCATGCGTCCACGGCGTCGCGTTGA
- a CDS encoding response regulator has translation MADKPKILCLCDSNNDGQVVEELRQDFEVTEVNNPLRVIAKLRNDPYSGLFITTSHQEVANRISNLLENEHILDGMPDGVAMLDRDNTIVWVNSCLERWTDRVDLVGQNFYAALNSPEILGPDYCPFHTAMSTGQASGSTLRTEDNRYFHVHAAPVLVPNSPPNNLIVTVRDVTDEVIQRQKLDAIHRAGMELADLTTEEIFNMEVSERIELLKSNILHYTKDLLSFDVIEIRLLDQRTGELVPLLSVGIDKEAAERELYAQSTNNGVTGFVASTGKSYLCEDTSKDPLYLEALKGAKSSLTVPLLLHDQVIGSFNVESPEPRAFTNSDLQFLEIFCRDLAVALNTLELLVAQQANTAQASVEAIHSAVALPIDEILNDAVNVMQRYIGHDEEVVERLKNIIQNSRDIKRVIQRVGEKMTPAKAVPASAKQEQRPLLKAARVLVADADESVRSAAHALLDRYGCDVETAHDGAEALCMVRAGLHSTGYDVIISDVHLPDMSGHQLMVKLGGIITPVPMVLMTGFGYDPGHSIVKARQAGLLPNAVLYKPFRLDQLVETVERVMTAFAGTPSP, from the coding sequence TTGGCGGATAAGCCCAAAATCCTGTGTCTGTGCGATAGCAACAATGACGGCCAAGTCGTTGAAGAGCTTCGCCAGGATTTTGAAGTGACGGAAGTGAACAATCCACTTCGCGTTATTGCCAAACTTCGAAACGATCCTTACAGCGGCTTGTTCATTACGACTTCGCACCAGGAAGTCGCCAACCGCATCAGCAATCTGCTGGAGAACGAGCACATCCTTGATGGCATGCCTGACGGCGTGGCGATGCTTGATCGCGATAACACCATCGTCTGGGTGAACTCTTGTCTTGAACGCTGGACTGATCGTGTCGATCTGGTCGGTCAAAACTTCTACGCGGCACTCAACAGCCCTGAGATCCTTGGCCCTGACTACTGTCCGTTCCATACGGCCATGTCGACAGGGCAAGCCAGCGGATCAACACTGCGGACGGAAGACAATCGTTACTTCCATGTGCATGCGGCGCCTGTTCTCGTTCCTAACAGTCCACCGAATAACCTCATCGTTACCGTCCGCGACGTTACCGATGAAGTCATTCAGCGGCAAAAGCTCGACGCGATTCATCGTGCGGGGATGGAACTTGCCGATCTGACCACGGAAGAAATCTTCAACATGGAGGTTTCCGAGCGGATCGAACTGTTGAAGAGCAACATCCTGCACTACACGAAGGACTTGCTCAGCTTCGACGTCATCGAGATTCGCCTGCTTGATCAGCGGACTGGCGAACTCGTGCCGCTGCTTTCTGTCGGCATCGACAAGGAAGCGGCCGAGCGAGAACTGTACGCTCAAAGCACGAACAATGGCGTGACTGGGTTCGTCGCATCGACCGGGAAAAGCTATCTTTGCGAAGACACCAGCAAAGACCCGCTCTACCTCGAAGCCCTCAAAGGGGCGAAAAGCTCGCTGACCGTTCCGCTGCTGCTGCACGATCAAGTCATCGGTTCGTTCAACGTCGAAAGCCCCGAGCCTCGAGCGTTCACCAACAGTGATCTCCAGTTTCTCGAGATCTTCTGTCGCGACTTGGCCGTCGCATTGAACACGCTGGAACTGCTCGTCGCTCAGCAAGCCAATACGGCTCAAGCTAGTGTCGAAGCAATTCACAGTGCCGTCGCGTTGCCGATTGATGAAATTTTGAACGACGCCGTCAACGTCATGCAGCGTTACATCGGCCACGACGAAGAAGTGGTCGAGCGTCTGAAGAACATCATTCAAAACAGCCGCGATATCAAACGCGTGATCCAGCGCGTCGGCGAAAAGATGACGCCTGCTAAGGCCGTTCCTGCATCGGCAAAACAAGAACAGCGCCCGCTGCTTAAAGCGGCTCGCGTGCTCGTGGCAGACGCGGACGAATCAGTCCGCAGTGCAGCCCACGCTCTGCTGGATCGCTACGGCTGCGATGTCGAAACGGCCCACGACGGTGCCGAAGCACTTTGTATGGTCCGCGCCGGTCTGCATTCAACCGGATACGACGTCATCATCAGCGATGTCCATCTGCCCGATATGTCTGGCCATCAACTGATGGTGAAACTGGGTGGCATTATCACCCCCGTGCCCATGGTGCTGATGACTGGATTTGGCTACGATCCTGGCCATTCGATTGTTAAAGCACGTCAGGCTGGGCTTCTTCCTAACGCGGTTCTCTACAAACCGTTCCGTCTCGACCAACTGGTTGAAACCGTCGAACGTGTCATGACCGCCTTCGCTGGGACACCGTCGCCGTAA
- a CDS encoding BatA and WFA domain-containing protein, with the protein MSWFINTLGPVGWTLLAIVPPAIIALYFLKLRRQPLEVPSTFLWSRTIEDLHVNSLWQKMRQSLLLFLQLLFILLLIFAVLRPGMDGEQKLLGDRFVFLIDNSASMGAKDEESDRSRLDEAKRRVREMIDQMDSGDVGMIVTFSDRASVAQQFTDNQRVLAAKVDAIQPTERTTNIMEALRVASGLANPGQSAFEEGDIQVADAKPATAYILSDGRFQTITDFSFGNLQPVYIPLGDEFSSNVGILAFSTQRNPEKDDELQVFCRIARFGPEPTEVTANLYFNNELLDATRIVLDNEDGTGGAQFDLGSLDVGKLRLEIEHEDVFPADNVAYAAINPPERAQVLVISEGNNYLKFALATDQIRRIADVTLVAPAYMTGEDYVKEAASGRYDVIVYDDCVPETMPESNTVFFGQKPPVDGWEFEEGQVLPQIIDVAQSHPIMNFVNLGNVSIYKASPLKSPPGSTVLIESDHGALMSIAPRKSFEDAVLGFAFLTSEEDKTFFNTEWTKRLSFPVFVKNLVEYLGDVRQGQGEFSIRPGENYAFRSSGFAKEVHIKPPSGRTRTIAPTADNLFSFGETDQLGTYEVREGDAKDVSRYFSVNIFDAQESEIQPKMEVETQWETIDGQAAWLPMRSEYWKWLVVLALIVLLVEWYIYNRRVYV; encoded by the coding sequence ATGAGTTGGTTCATCAACACGCTTGGCCCTGTCGGTTGGACTTTGTTGGCAATTGTTCCTCCGGCAATTATCGCGTTGTACTTTCTGAAGCTACGTCGTCAGCCGCTGGAAGTGCCGAGCACATTCCTGTGGAGCCGGACGATTGAAGATTTGCATGTGAACAGCCTTTGGCAGAAGATGCGGCAGAGCTTGCTGTTATTTCTGCAGTTGCTGTTCATCTTGCTGTTGATTTTTGCCGTGCTGCGGCCAGGCATGGATGGCGAACAAAAGCTGCTCGGAGATCGGTTCGTTTTTCTGATCGACAACTCGGCGAGCATGGGGGCAAAGGATGAAGAGTCAGATCGCTCTCGTCTCGACGAAGCGAAACGTCGCGTTCGTGAAATGATTGATCAGATGGACAGTGGCGACGTCGGGATGATCGTCACGTTCTCGGATCGTGCCAGTGTCGCACAGCAGTTTACCGACAATCAACGAGTTCTGGCCGCCAAAGTCGATGCGATTCAGCCGACCGAGCGGACCACTAACATCATGGAAGCCCTTCGCGTCGCGTCCGGCCTGGCCAATCCTGGGCAGTCGGCGTTTGAGGAAGGGGACATACAAGTCGCCGATGCCAAGCCAGCGACTGCTTACATCTTGAGTGATGGGCGATTCCAAACGATTACCGACTTTTCGTTTGGAAACCTGCAACCGGTGTATATTCCGCTGGGTGACGAGTTTTCTTCCAACGTGGGTATTTTGGCGTTCAGCACGCAGCGAAATCCAGAAAAGGACGACGAACTGCAAGTCTTTTGCCGCATCGCCCGGTTCGGCCCAGAACCAACCGAAGTCACCGCAAATCTTTACTTCAATAACGAACTGCTGGATGCCACGCGAATTGTTCTCGACAACGAAGATGGTACCGGCGGGGCTCAATTTGACCTTGGCAGTCTCGACGTTGGGAAGCTTCGGCTAGAGATCGAGCATGAAGATGTCTTCCCTGCTGACAATGTCGCGTATGCCGCGATCAATCCACCGGAGCGGGCCCAGGTGCTTGTCATCAGCGAAGGAAACAACTATCTGAAGTTTGCCCTCGCGACCGATCAGATTCGGCGCATTGCCGACGTGACTTTGGTGGCCCCGGCCTACATGACGGGGGAAGATTACGTAAAGGAAGCGGCCAGCGGGCGATACGACGTAATCGTATACGACGACTGTGTCCCGGAAACGATGCCGGAATCGAATACGGTTTTCTTCGGACAGAAGCCGCCGGTAGATGGCTGGGAGTTTGAAGAGGGGCAAGTCCTTCCGCAGATCATCGACGTCGCGCAAAGTCATCCGATCATGAACTTCGTGAACCTCGGAAATGTATCGATCTATAAAGCTTCGCCTCTCAAGTCGCCGCCAGGTAGCACGGTTTTGATCGAGTCGGATCATGGGGCATTGATGTCGATCGCCCCACGGAAGAGCTTTGAAGACGCTGTGCTGGGGTTTGCCTTTTTGACGTCGGAAGAGGATAAAACGTTTTTCAACACCGAATGGACGAAGCGACTCAGCTTCCCCGTCTTTGTCAAAAACCTGGTCGAGTACCTCGGCGATGTTCGGCAAGGGCAGGGGGAGTTCAGCATCCGACCAGGCGAGAACTACGCGTTTCGATCTAGTGGTTTCGCGAAAGAGGTTCACATCAAGCCACCCTCAGGACGAACTCGAACGATCGCTCCAACCGCCGACAATTTGTTCAGCTTCGGCGAGACCGATCAGCTGGGTACTTATGAAGTACGTGAAGGGGACGCCAAGGACGTTTCGCGGTACTTCTCGGTAAATATCTTTGACGCTCAAGAGAGCGAGATTCAGCCGAAGATGGAAGTGGAAACCCAGTGGGAGACAATCGACGGGCAAGCGGCCTGGCTGCCGATGCGAAGCGAGTATTGGAAATGGCTCGTCGTGTTGGCCCTAATCGTGCTGCTGGTTGAGTGGTACATCTACAACCGCCGCGTATACGTTTAG
- a CDS encoding metallophosphoesterase, with the protein MYVLMAVLMLIAGIGHLAIWTRLHCFFHSRPYKQSLIDTAEYTCYVMSVLIPTLFVLWWMQQPLATAASPEEVVEYSTLYYVWYAYGTLSVIAFIVATLLWLLYLRDAQIASQYYNERLLASFDFSDLAPKLLSSTSIQIASMIPANEILRLEVDRKEVFLPRLPQELDGFTITHLSDLHLKGHMTEEYYRKVIDQANDLQSQMIVIAGDIFDREKCFPWARTLAQLSADCGVYFVLGNHELRTLAVDQCRKVLVDEGFIDLGGRHMSLMIRDYPVVLAGNELPWLEPAADMNTLDLSQFEQTPFKLLVAHTPDQFPWAIERDFDLMLAGHNHGGQIRVPGLGAIVSPSYYGTRYAGGMFYSSPTLMHVSRGVSGTNPLRWNCPPEITQIVLRQGD; encoded by the coding sequence ATGTATGTATTGATGGCGGTTCTGATGCTGATCGCAGGCATCGGGCACCTGGCAATTTGGACGCGTCTGCACTGTTTTTTCCACAGTCGGCCCTATAAGCAGTCACTGATCGATACGGCCGAATATACGTGCTACGTGATGTCGGTCCTGATTCCTACTCTTTTTGTGCTGTGGTGGATGCAACAGCCGCTCGCCACCGCGGCTTCGCCGGAGGAAGTTGTCGAGTATTCAACGCTGTATTACGTTTGGTACGCGTATGGAACGCTGAGTGTTATTGCGTTCATCGTAGCTACGCTGTTATGGCTGCTCTATCTTCGGGACGCGCAAATTGCCTCGCAGTATTACAACGAACGACTGCTCGCTTCGTTCGACTTTTCCGATCTTGCGCCGAAGCTCCTTTCGTCGACAAGTATTCAGATCGCCAGCATGATTCCGGCGAACGAGATCCTCCGTCTGGAAGTCGACCGCAAAGAGGTTTTCCTGCCACGGTTGCCGCAAGAGCTCGATGGCTTCACGATCACTCACCTTTCCGACCTCCACTTAAAAGGTCACATGACGGAAGAGTACTACCGCAAAGTGATCGACCAGGCCAATGACCTGCAAAGCCAGATGATCGTAATCGCTGGCGACATTTTCGATCGTGAAAAGTGTTTCCCATGGGCACGAACACTTGCCCAGCTTTCCGCCGATTGCGGCGTCTATTTTGTGCTTGGCAATCACGAACTAAGAACGTTGGCGGTCGATCAATGCCGAAAGGTTTTAGTCGATGAAGGATTTATCGATCTTGGTGGTCGGCATATGTCGCTGATGATTCGCGATTACCCTGTCGTCCTGGCAGGCAACGAGCTTCCCTGGCTGGAACCAGCCGCCGACATGAACACCCTCGATCTTTCGCAGTTCGAGCAAACGCCATTCAAACTGCTCGTGGCTCACACGCCGGATCAATTCCCTTGGGCAATCGAACGAGACTTCGATTTAATGCTCGCAGGCCACAATCATGGTGGGCAGATTCGTGTGCCAGGGCTGGGAGCGATCGTCAGCCCCAGTTATTACGGAACGCGTTATGCTGGCGGAATGTTCTACAGCAGCCCAACATTGATGCATGTCAGCCGCGGTGTCAGCGGTACCAATCCTTTACGTTGGAACTGCCCCCCAGAGATCACTCAGATCGTTCTTCGCCAAGGCGATTAA
- a CDS encoding MoxR family ATPase: MSVAESMQQQAEEFRSRYLAVKEQIQKVIVGHEDIVHGVLTCLFVGGHCLLEGVPGLGKTLLIRTLSQALDLNFSRIQYTPDLMPADILGTNMVMETPDGRRVFEFQKGPIFTQICLADEINRATPKTQSAMLETMQEGCVTVGGHRYELSKPFFVLATQNPIEQEGTYPLPEAQLDRFMFKLVVGYSSADDLGTIIDRTTKGTRVEAEKVMEGSEIMKWQQVIREVILAKHVQDYIVRLTLATHPDGPLALPITNQYLRWGSSPRGAQTLALTAKVRALLDGRYNVSYEDVRRVYLPAMRHRVILNFEAQAEGLDTDHVLLELLEKVPEKADDTVLATVAK; encoded by the coding sequence ATGAGTGTCGCTGAATCGATGCAGCAGCAAGCTGAGGAATTTCGCAGCCGTTACCTGGCCGTCAAAGAACAGATTCAAAAAGTCATCGTCGGGCATGAAGACATTGTCCATGGCGTCCTGACATGTCTGTTCGTCGGTGGTCACTGCTTGCTGGAAGGGGTACCAGGGCTGGGAAAGACGCTGCTGATTCGCACGCTGTCGCAAGCGTTGGACTTGAACTTCAGCCGTATCCAATACACGCCAGACTTGATGCCGGCCGACATTCTTGGCACAAACATGGTGATGGAAACTCCAGACGGTCGACGCGTGTTCGAGTTCCAGAAAGGCCCAATCTTCACACAGATTTGCCTGGCGGACGAAATCAACCGAGCCACGCCCAAAACTCAATCGGCCATGCTCGAAACCATGCAGGAAGGTTGCGTAACCGTCGGGGGACATCGATACGAGCTTTCCAAACCGTTCTTCGTGCTCGCGACGCAAAACCCGATTGAACAGGAAGGAACGTACCCGCTGCCGGAAGCGCAGCTCGACCGTTTCATGTTCAAGCTGGTCGTCGGTTATTCTTCCGCGGACGACTTAGGAACGATCATCGACCGAACCACCAAGGGGACCAGGGTGGAAGCGGAAAAGGTGATGGAAGGTTCCGAGATCATGAAGTGGCAACAAGTCATCCGCGAGGTGATTCTGGCCAAGCATGTACAGGACTACATTGTTCGGCTCACGCTTGCCACACATCCTGATGGCCCGCTGGCGTTGCCGATTACGAATCAATACCTGCGATGGGGTTCCAGCCCGCGTGGTGCACAAACGTTGGCTTTAACGGCGAAAGTTCGAGCCCTGTTAGATGGCCGTTACAACGTCAGCTACGAAGACGTTCGCCGCGTTTACTTGCCGGCCATGCGGCATCGTGTGATCTTGAACTTCGAGGCCCAAGCGGAAGGGCTCGATACCGATCATGTCTTGCTGGAACTGCTGGAGAAAGTACCAGAAAAAGCGGACGACACCGTGTTGGCTACCGTCGCCAAGTAA